The following nucleotide sequence is from Harmonia axyridis chromosome 5, icHarAxyr1.1, whole genome shotgun sequence.
GCATACTCCAAGGTTGGGTCCGATCTCAGGTGAACAATCTCAAATTTTGCTTAAATCTTTTATATTTACAGATGCGACTTTGGACTTTGTGCCTTGAACGGGTATCTTTATGCGGTGGGAGGATGGGTGAATGACAAAGAACCCAACCTGTGCGATACAATGGAGCGTTACGATCCAAAAGCCGATCAGTGGACACAAATAGGAAAACTGTCAGAACCTCTGTTTAGTATGGGCATGGTAGCACACGAAGGTAAGACTCTCTTCAATGTCAGCTGAAAAAATCCTAAATGACTAAAGAAAGGCTCCGTTgttaatcatttatttattgtacAAATTCTCTAATTATGTGTCTAATCCGTTCAtacatattttccaattttattctttttattattcaagATCTTTTGTACCTGGTGGGTGGATGTTCCTCAACAAAAGTGATATTGAAAGCTTTCAAGAGTTACAATCCTAGAACGGGGGAATGGAAGGAACTGCCCGAGATGAAGACACCAAGATGGCAAATGGGAGTAGCCGTTTTGGGAGATTATGTGTACGTGGTTGGAGGTTGTTGCAAGGAGGATTTCCTCGATTCAGTGGAAAGATATGACATTAAAGAGGTAAgttttaatattgtttttaaaaAAGTGCTATCATTATATATTAATTTTCCAGAACAAATGGAGTTTCATTCCTCCTATGAAAACTGCAAGAAGTGGGGCTGCCGTTGTGGCATTGAACGGTCTTTTGTACGTGATAGGAGGCACTAGAACTCATTCTCGAAACTTTTATAGGATGCAGTGCACGATATCTTCAGTTGATTGTTACAACCCCGTCACTAATTCATGGTCTGATTGCCCCCCACTATCGGAATCCAGAGCCGAATGTCGAGCCGCTGTGatataacaaattttttattcagtGAACCTTGTCTAATCCTGTTTTTGTACAATCTAACAGCCAAGTGCCAATCAGACATTTCAACTAAAATAACCAGTGGTTGGTTCATTCGAACTAACAAAAATCTGTCTTTGTTCATCTAACCAagtatttccttcttttttttttttatttcgaatacttAACAAATGGTACAAACATGAACTCTTCTGATAGAGAAAATTCATCTATATCAAATATGCATGTGTTCATAAGTGTTGTTCTTAACTAGATGCTAatgtttgtttttaattttttttatctaacaTAATGTTATAGATAAACTTCTCAaagtatatatttattcaacctTAGGAACCAAAATTAAAGATTCTTACTGACGACATTGAATAACTAGATGTAGTTTAACGACTGTTATTAATTATCGACATTTCTCCAGTttagagaatttttcaaatatattttcataaacTGGGAGTTGAAATTATCAACTCAATTTTCTCTATTGGCGGAGAAAatgtattataataattaaCATAGATGTTGTTTGTGTATTCTGGAAAATATCTGAAAGTTGTAGAgtcaaaaaacaaacaaataaatttttgttaattttatggCATTTACccaaatttcatttataatttcaCCTACATCAGATAATTCGAatacattttaaaatttttggtcGATGGTTATCTACACTGATTAGAAATAGTCAAAGAAGGTATCAGTCAGAATCTACTTCGCTGCCTTCGAAGATATCCTCCTTTGTGTCGGCATGGGCTTCTTGATATTGCTGATATTCTGCAATAAGATCGTTCAGGTTTCCCAGGGCTTCCGAGAATTCCATTTCCTCCATTCCTTCTCCGGTATACCAGTGCAAAAAGGCTTTCTTGCGGAACATCACTATAAACTGTTCCCCAACTCTTCGGAAGAGTTCTTGAATTGCGGTCGAgttaccttgaaaaaaaaaaaacaatttttatttcaaacttttttgTCGAACTTGCAAAAAGGCTATCAAGAATAACACCTGTGGgcttggaatagttatttataatacaagtgcagaaggcattgatattcttccacgagttcaaaattcaaaaacgagccacgaagtggcgagttttggaatgaacgagtggtagaatgagccttctgtacgagtattatacattattttctctaattcattgcattttcattgaaattaatgaaatatttccataaatataatttagtgatttttgcattgaaaaatgttggttggcagaactgatttctttaaggctatttgatgaattgacagataaagccgtagcggaaagttcggagtgccaacatagaataataaaatataaccatgaaaactgtgcgtttctgatatattctcgcacgattttgttctacaagatgtggaagaatgaacggataaccacagaattagagaaaagaataTCTAATTTAGGTTAGAgtaatttagtttttcaatttattagctGTTTATAGCCAATTGTACAGTTTCAGATAAgttattctttttttaattaGTTTTGATATTTGTTGGAATTATATTTCTAGAGGAAAaagtcaaaaatatatattagatATTGGAGGTTTAGCCACAATGATGTAAGGATTTTGATATTTAGAAAAGATTTGTGGAGGAAGAGCTGGGCTCATTGTAGGTCTGCTACAAAGTACATACTGCCGGTGTAAGCATCTTCTGTACCTATCCCATGATCCTCTCCAAATTATACAAGCCTCAAAAAGCACCCATCAAGACCCGATGAACGTTGCAGATAAGGCACCAATTACTCGGGAATTGTTAAGCAGGATATAGAAGAAGTTATCGAAGAGGTCGCCATTTTGAAACGTTCTTGCCAATCAGAGGTACAGGGTTTtcaaataagaggtttcatttagAGTGGTCCGCTATCTGAGCAGCTGTCATCTTGACATTTGACTTAgctattactaaaaatggatcGATACACAGTTGAACAAGGCATTGAAATGATTAAGTTGGCAAGACTTGAACGCTATCacaatgaaacctcttattgaaaaatccaTTGTAAGTGTCCAACTCACCGATAAAGGTGGCCGACATCTTCAATCCTCTGGGAGGGATGTCGCAAATGGCCGTCTTCAGATTGTTCGGGATCCACTCGACGAAGTAGCCGCTGTTCTTGTCGTGTACGTTGAACATCTGCTCGTCCACCTCCTTCGTGGACATCCTGCCCCTGAAGATGGACGCCACCGTCAGGTATCGCCCGCGCCTGAGGTCGCACGCGCACATCACATTCTTGACGTCGAACAGTTGGCTGACCAGCTCGGGCACCGAGAGGGCCCTGTAGGGAAAGTTGCCCCTGGAGTAGAGGGGCGCGAATCCCGGTATGAAGAAGTGCAACCTGGGAAAGGGCACCATGTTCACCATGATCTTTCTGAGGTCGGCGTTCAGCTGGCCCGGAAACCGGATGCAAGTAGTGATGCCGGACAACGTGGCGCACACCAGGTGGTTGAGGTCGCCGAGAGATGGTGCCGCCAGTCTGAGCGTCCTGTAGCAGATGTCGTGCAGGGCCTCGTTGTCTATGAGGTAGGTCTCGTCCGTGTTCTCCACCAGGTGGCTGAGGGCCATCACGCAGTTGTAGGGCTCGACGACGGTGTCGGAGGTCCGAGGACTCGGGAACACCGAGTAGGTGCACAGGATTCTGTCCGGGTACTCTTCCCTCATCTTGTCCAGCAGCAAACTACCTGTCGAAAAGGTTGTGTAGGATGAGAAGGCGTTTTTTTATCGCATCACTTGGAAGAAAACAAGACTAGAGTCCTTAGAAAGTTGTTTGACGAACATAAAGGGTTTTTCACCCCTTTGGCGAGTCATTCTCGAACCAAGTTATGAGGAGCGCCATCTCCCAGGGGTTAGACGTTttgtcccgagat
It contains:
- the LOC123680711 gene encoding tubulin beta chain-like isoform X1 gives rise to the protein MRELVHLQLGQAGNSIGCKFWEVISDEHGIDPTGRFHGDSDLQLERINVYFDEATGGRFVPRAVLVDLDPASMNSARSGPFGQLFKPDSFVYGQAGAGNNWAKGRYTEGAEIADAVLDLTRKEAEGCDCLQGFQIIHALGGGTGAGLGSLLLDKMREEYPDRILCTYSVFPSPRTSDTVVEPYNCVMALSHLVENTDETYLIDNEALHDICYRTLRLAAPSLGDLNHLVCATLSGITTCIRFPGQLNADLRKIMVNMVPFPRLHFFIPGFAPLYSRGNFPYRALSVPELVSQLFDVKNVMCACDLRRGRYLTVASIFRGRMSTKEVDEQMFNVHDKNSGYFVEWIPNNLKTAICDIPPRGLKMSATFIGNSTAIQELFRRVGEQFIVMFRKKAFLHWYTGEGMEEMEFSEALGNLNDLIAEYQQYQEAHADTKEDIFEGSEVDSD
- the LOC123680711 gene encoding tubulin beta chain-like isoform X2 encodes the protein MNSARSGPFGQLFKPDSFVYGQAGAGNNWAKGRYTEGAEIADAVLDLTRKEAEGCDCLQGFQIIHALGGGTGAGLGSLLLDKMREEYPDRILCTYSVFPSPRTSDTVVEPYNCVMALSHLVENTDETYLIDNEALHDICYRTLRLAAPSLGDLNHLVCATLSGITTCIRFPGQLNADLRKIMVNMVPFPRLHFFIPGFAPLYSRGNFPYRALSVPELVSQLFDVKNVMCACDLRRGRYLTVASIFRGRMSTKEVDEQMFNVHDKNSGYFVEWIPNNLKTAICDIPPRGLKMSATFIGNSTAIQELFRRVGEQFIVMFRKKAFLHWYTGEGMEEMEFSEALGNLNDLIAEYQQYQEAHADTKEDIFEGSEVDSD